The Sus scrofa isolate TJ Tabasco breed Duroc chromosome X, Sscrofa11.1, whole genome shotgun sequence genome has a segment encoding these proteins:
- the NSDHL gene encoding sterol-4-alpha-carboxylate 3-dehydrogenase, decarboxylating isoform X1, with product MEQAAGEPIKDQVTQTHLTEDIPKDRKCTVIGGSGFLGQHMVEQLLERGYAVNVFDKRQGFDNPRVQFFLGDLCNQQDLYPALKGVSTVFHCASPAPSSNNKELFYRVNYIGTKNVIETCREAGVQKLILTSSASVIFEGVDIKNGTEDLPYAMKPIDYYTETKILQEKTVLGANDPDKNFLTTAIRPHGIFGPRDPQLVPILIEAARKGKMKFVIGNGKNLVDFTFVENVVHGHILAAERLSRDTGLGGKAFHITNDEPVPFWTFLSRILTGLNYEAPKYHIPYWVAYYLALLVSLFVMVISPVIQLQPTFTPMRVALAGTFHYYSCEKAKKLLGYQPLVTMDDAVERTVQSFHHLRKAQ from the exons ATGGAACAAGCAGCTGGCGAGCCAATAAAAGACCAGGTCACCCAGACGCATTTGACAGAAGACATTCCAAAA GACAGGAAGTGCACAGTGATCGGCGGCTctgggttcctgggccagcacaTGGTGGAACAGCTGCTGGAGAGAGGCTATGCCGTCAACGTATTTGATAAACGGCAAGGGTTCGACAATCCCCGCGTGCAGTTCTTTCTTGGTGACCTCTGCAACCAACAG GATCTGTACCCAGCTCTAAAAGGTGTAAGCACAGTTTTCCACTGTGCGTCACCTGCGCCATCGAGTAACAACAAGGAGCTCTTTTATAGAGTGAATTACATTGGCACCAAGAACGTCATTGAAACTTGCAGAGAGGCTGGGGTTCAG AAGCTCATTTTAACCAGCAGTGCCAGTGTCATCTTTGAGGGCGTCGACATCAAGAATGGAACCGAAGACCTCCCTTATGCCATGAAACCCATCGACTACTACACAGAGACCAAGATCTTACAGGAGAAG ACAGTTCTGGGCGCCAACGATCCTGACAAGAATTTCTTAACCACAGCCATCCGCCCTCATGGCATTTTTGGCCCAAGAGACCCCCAGTTGGTCCCCATTCTCATTGAAGCGGCCAGGAAAGGCAAGATGAAGTTTGTGATCGG GAACGGGAAGAACCTGGTGGACTTCACTTTTGTGGAGAACGTGGTCCACGGACACATCCTGGCCGCAGAGCGCCTCTCCAGAGACACAGGCTTGGGTGGGAAG GCCTTCCACATCACCAATGACGAACCTGTCCCCTTCTGGACATTCCTGTCCCGCATTTTGACAGGCCTCAATTACGAGGCCCCCAAGTACCACATCCCCTACTGGGTGGCCTACTACCTGGCCCTCCTGGTGTCCCTCTTCGTGATGGTGATCAGCCCCGTCATTCAGCTGCAACCCACGTTCACGCCCATGCGGGTGGCGCTGGCCGGCACGTTCCACTACTACAGCTGTGAGAAAGCCAAAAAGCTGCTGGGCTACCAGCCCCTGGTCACCATGGACGACGCCGTGGAAAGGACTGTGCAGAGCTTTCACCACCTGCGCAAGGCCCAGTGA
- the NSDHL gene encoding sterol-4-alpha-carboxylate 3-dehydrogenase, decarboxylating (The RefSeq protein has 1 substitution compared to this genomic sequence) — MEQAAGEPIKDQVTQTHLTEDIPKDRKCTVIGGSGFLGQHMVEQLLERGYAVNVFDKRQGFDNPRVQFFLGDLCNQQDLYPALKGVSTVFHCASPAPSSNNKELFYRVNYIGTKNVIETCREAGVQKLILTSSASVIFKGVDIKNGTEDLPYAMKPIDYYTETKILQEKTVLGANDPDKNFLTTAIRPHGIFGPRDPQLVPILIEAARKGKMKFVIGNGKNLVDFTFVENVVHGHILAAERLSRDTGLGGKAFHITNDEPVPFWTFLSRILTGLNYEAPKYHIPYWVAYYLALLVSLFVMVISPVIQLQPTFTPMRVALAGTFHYYSCEKAKKLLGYQPLVTMDDAVERTVQSFHHLRKAQ; from the exons ATGGAACAAGCAGCTGGCGAGCCAATAAAAGACCAGGTCACCCAGACGCATTTGACAGAAGACATTCCAAAA GACAGGAAGTGCACAGTGATCGGCGGCTctgggttcctgggccagcacaTGGTGGAACAGCTGCTGGAGAGAGGCTATGCCGTCAACGTATTTGATAAACGGCAAGGGTTCGACAATCCCCGCGTGCAGTTCTTTCTTGGTGACCTCTGCAACCAACAG GATCTGTACCCAGCTCTAAAAGGTGTAAGCACAGTTTTCCACTGTGCGTCACCTGCGCCATCGAGTAACAACAAGGAGCTCTTTTATAGAGTGAATTACATTGGCACCAAGAACGTCATTGAAACTTGCAGAGAGGCTGGGGTTCAG AAGCTCATTTTAACCAGCAGTGCCAGTGTCATCTTTGAGGGCGTCGACATCAAGAATGGAACCGAAGACCTCCCTTATGCCATGAAACCCATCGACTACTACACAGAGACCAAGATCTTACAGGAGAAG ACAGTTCTGGGCGCCAACGATCCTGACAAGAATTTCTTAACCACAGCCATCCGCCCTCATGGCATTTTTGGCCCAAGAGACCCCCAGTTGGTCCCCATTCTCATTGAAGCGGCCAGGAAAGGCAAGATGAAGTTTGTGATCGG GAACGGGAAGAACCTGGTGGACTTCACTTTTGTGGAGAACGTGGTCCACGGACACATCCTGGCCGCAGAGCGCCTCTCCAGAGACACAGGCTTGGGTGGGAAG GCCTTCCACATCACCAATGACGAACCTGTCCCCTTCTGGACATTCCTGTCCCGCATTTTGACAGGCCTCAATTACGAGGCCCCCAAGTACCACATCCCCTACTGGGTGGCCTACTACCTGGCCCTCCTGGTGTCCCTCTTCGTGATGGTGATCAGCCCCGTCATTCAGCTGCAACCCACGTTCACGCCCATGCGGGTGGCGCTGGCCGGCACGTTCCACTACTACAGCTGTGAGAAAGCCAAAAAGCTGCTGGGCTACCAGCCCCTGGTCACCATGGACGACGCCGTGGAAAGGACTGTGCAGAGCTTTCACCACCTGCGCAAGGCCCAGTGA